From one Coffea eugenioides isolate CCC68of chromosome 11, Ceug_1.0, whole genome shotgun sequence genomic stretch:
- the LOC113754278 gene encoding lignin-forming anionic peroxidase-like — protein MAVNKFFGAISALSLLLLLSSFGCEAQLSPTFYDTTCPNALTTIRTTIRSAISRERRMAASLIRLHFHDCFVQGCDGSVLLDETPTIQSEKTSLANGQSARGFNVIEDAKTAVEKICPGVVSCADILAVAARDSSAAVGGPSWTVKLGRRDSTTASRSLADSDLPAPFHQLSTLISLFSNKGFTPREMVALSGAHTVGQAQCRTFRGRIYSNGADIDAGFASTRQRQCPSTGGDSNLAPLDLVTPNQFDNNYYKNLVQKKGLLISDQTLFNGSSTDTFVTEYSQNPRTFSSDFGAAMVKMGDLSPLTGQDGIIRRVCSAIN, from the exons ATGGCTGTGAACAAATTTTTTGGTGCAATTTCTGCACTATCtctacttcttcttctttctagCTTTGGTTGTGAAGCACAACTATCACCTACATTTTATGATACTACTTGCCCTAATGCTCTCACTACAATCCGTACCACTATCCGGTCAGCAATATCGCGTGAACGGAGGATGGCTGCATCGTTGATTCGACTCCATTTCCATGATTGCTTCGTTCAG GGTTGTGATGGATCAGTATTGCTTGATGAGACCCCTACAATTCAAAGTGAGAAGACATCATTGGCAAATGGACAATCTGCTAGAGGTTTCAATGTTATAGAGGATGCTAAAACCGCAGTCGAGAAAATATGCCCCGGAGTTGTTTCTTGTGCAGATATTCTTGCAGTTGCTGCAAGAGATTCATCAGCTGCT GTGGGTGGCCCATCGTGGACCGTAAAGCTTGGAAGAAGAGATTCTACCACTGCCAGTCGTTCCCTAGCAGACAGTGATCTTCCTGCTCCCTTTCACCAGCTTAGTACACTTATTTCCCTATTTTCAAACAAGGGTTTTACTCCGAGGGAAATGGTTGCCCTATCAG GAGCCCACACGGTAGGCCAGGCACAATGCCGTACATTCCGTGGAAGGATATACAGCAACGGTGCTGATATTGATGCCGGTTTTGCTAGCACCCGTCAGCGCCAGTGCCCATCAACCGGTGGAGACAGCAATTTGGCACCACTTGATTTGGTGACACCAAATCAATTCGACAACAACTACTACAAGAATCTTGTGCAGAAGAAAGGCCTTTTGATATCAGACCAAACCCTTTTCAATGGATCGTCAACTGATACATTTGTTACCGAATATAGCCAAAATCCTCGAACTTTCTCGTCCGATTTTGGTGCAGCAATGGTTAAAATGGGCGATTTAAGCCCCCTTACAGGTCAAGATGGGATCATTAGACGTGTTTGCAGTGCTATAAACTAG